The following are from one region of the Sulfurimicrobium lacus genome:
- the fdx gene encoding ISC system 2Fe-2S type ferredoxin has product MPQLIVLPHVELCPEGAVIDAKPGVSICDTLLENGIEIEHACEKSCACTTCHVIVREGLESLNDAEELEEDMLDKAWGLEPNSRLSCQAIVDAQDLVIEIPKYTINMVKEGHH; this is encoded by the coding sequence ATGCCCCAACTGATCGTTTTGCCCCATGTCGAACTGTGCCCTGAGGGTGCGGTGATCGATGCCAAACCCGGCGTATCCATCTGCGACACCCTGCTCGAAAACGGCATCGAAATCGAGCACGCCTGCGAGAAATCCTGTGCCTGTACCACCTGCCACGTGATCGTGCGCGAAGGTCTGGAGTCCCTCAACGACGCGGAAGAACTCGAAGAAGACATGCTCGACAAGGCGTGGGGGCTGGAACCCAATTCCCGCCTGTCGTGCCAGGCGATCGTGGACGCTCAGGACCTGGTGATCGAGATACCCAAGTACACCATCAACATGGTCAAGGAAGGGCATCACTGA
- the iscX gene encoding Fe-S cluster assembly protein IscX gives MKWTDVHQIAIALYDTHPDTDPQYVRFTDLHQWVTELDGFSDDPNRSNEKILEAIQMAWMEEAE, from the coding sequence ATGAAATGGACCGATGTTCACCAGATAGCCATCGCGCTGTACGACACCCACCCCGACACCGACCCGCAATATGTCCGCTTCACCGACCTGCACCAATGGGTGACCGAACTGGACGGCTTCAGCGACGACCCCAATCGTTCCAACGAAAAAATTCTCGAGGCCATCCAGATGGCCTGGATGGAAGAAGCGGAATAA
- the flhB gene encoding flagellar biosynthesis protein FlhB → MAEDSDLERTEPASQRRIEQAREKGQVARSRELTTVAILLAAGGGMMYMGGGMMEHMRALMKNALTLERASAFDPVHMSHHLYQYSLDILMTFLPLLGLMLLATVASSVLVSGWLFSVDALAPDFSRLDPLKGVTRIISWSGMVEMLKAVFKAGLIGGVAFWVVYQDVDGVIALVSEPLETGLTHLASMVGFTFMAVSASMLLIVAIDVPYQLWNHSRQLKMTKEEVRQEGKETEGDPHVKARIRALQREAARRRMMSEVPKADVIVTNPTHYAVALRYQENKMRAPQVIAKGAALIALRIRQLGEENHVPILEAPPLARALFRHAELGQEIPAKLYTAVAEVLAYVYQLRRYRTYGGEQPEAPRVLPVPPELDFVREAA, encoded by the coding sequence ATGGCTGAAGACAGCGATCTAGAACGCACGGAACCCGCATCGCAGCGGCGCATCGAGCAGGCACGTGAGAAGGGGCAGGTCGCGCGTTCGCGCGAGCTGACTACTGTCGCCATTCTGCTGGCTGCCGGCGGGGGCATGATGTATATGGGTGGCGGCATGATGGAGCACATGCGTGCCCTGATGAAGAATGCCCTGACGTTGGAGCGTGCGTCCGCTTTCGACCCCGTGCATATGTCGCACCATCTTTACCAGTATTCACTGGATATACTGATGACTTTCCTGCCCTTACTGGGTTTGATGTTGCTTGCTACCGTGGCATCTTCCGTGCTGGTTTCCGGCTGGCTGTTTTCGGTCGATGCCCTGGCGCCGGATTTTTCCCGCCTTGACCCGCTCAAGGGTGTTACCCGAATCATTTCCTGGAGCGGCATGGTGGAAATGCTCAAGGCGGTGTTCAAGGCCGGACTGATCGGTGGTGTGGCGTTCTGGGTCGTCTATCAGGATGTGGATGGCGTCATTGCGCTGGTGTCGGAGCCGCTGGAAACCGGGTTGACGCACTTGGCCAGCATGGTCGGCTTTACTTTCATGGCGGTGTCCGCTTCCATGCTGCTGATCGTGGCGATCGATGTCCCTTATCAGTTGTGGAATCATAGCCGCCAGCTCAAGATGACCAAGGAAGAAGTCCGCCAGGAAGGCAAGGAAACCGAGGGCGATCCGCATGTGAAGGCGCGGATTCGTGCCCTGCAGCGCGAGGCTGCGCGCCGGCGCATGATGTCGGAAGTACCCAAGGCAGACGTGATCGTGACCAACCCGACGCATTACGCGGTGGCCTTGCGCTACCAGGAAAACAAGATGCGTGCCCCGCAGGTGATTGCCAAGGGCGCCGCACTGATCGCCCTCAGAATTCGCCAGCTGGGGGAAGAGAACCATGTCCCTATTCTGGAAGCGCCGCCGCTGGCGCGAGCCTTGTTCCGGCATGCCGAACTGGGACAGGAAATTCCGGCCAAACTTTATACTGCAGTGGCGGAAGTGCTGGCCTACGTTTATCAATTGCGTCGCTATCGCACCTATGGCGGCGAGCAGCCAGAAGCGCCGCGCGTGTTGCCGGTGCCGCCGGAACTGGATTTTGTGAGAGAAGCCGCTTGA
- the flhA gene encoding flagellar biosynthesis protein FlhA, producing the protein MNARVDAPPLLGRRGLKTLAGPVLIIMILAMMVLPLPPFLLDILFTFNIALSMIVMLVSLNTQRPLEFSVFPTVLLVTTLLRLSLNVASTRVVLLEGHTGPDAAGKVIEAFGHFLVGGNYTVGIVVFVILVVINFVVITKGAGRIAEVSARFTLDAMPGKQMAIDADLNAGLIGEDEARKRRAVISQEADFFGSMDGASKFVRGDAVAGILILFINVIGGLLVGIFQHDMSVAAAANNYTLLAIGDGLVAQIPALIISTAAGMVVSRVATDEDVGQQFISQLFNRPSVLYTTGAILGLMGMIPNMPHIAFLSLGGILAGAAYYLEEKAKAPELPETPPPEAMQAPEMQEVGWDDVMPVDALGLEVGYRLIPLVDRAQDGELLRRIRGIRKKFAQDMGFLVPPVHIRDNLELRPNGYRITLKGVEIGQGEAYAGMYLAINPGRVLGALPGAATTDPAFGLPAVWIDANLRDQAQTFGYTVVDGSTVVATHLSNIIHGYAAELLGREETQQLLDHLAKESPKLVEDMVPKLLPLGVVQKVLQNLLDEGVHIRDMRTIIGTLADHASRTQDAADLTAAVRVALGRAIMQQIYPGAAELQVMTLEPDLEQIMMHAAQGMGEGLGLEPGLAENLMQQTTHAVQQQEQMGLPAVLLVPAMLRPLLSRFLRRVAPQLKVISHAEVPDSRNIRVTAVLGARA; encoded by the coding sequence ATGAACGCCAGGGTAGACGCGCCGCCCCTGCTCGGTCGCCGTGGTTTGAAAACCCTGGCAGGGCCGGTCCTTATCATCATGATTCTGGCCATGATGGTGCTGCCGCTGCCGCCGTTCCTGCTCGACATACTCTTTACCTTCAACATCGCCCTGTCGATGATCGTGATGTTGGTCAGCCTGAACACCCAGAGGCCGCTCGAATTTTCGGTGTTTCCTACCGTGCTGCTGGTCACCACCTTGCTGCGCCTTTCTCTGAACGTGGCCTCGACGCGGGTGGTGCTGCTCGAAGGGCATACCGGACCGGACGCGGCGGGCAAGGTGATCGAGGCGTTCGGACACTTTCTGGTGGGTGGCAATTACACCGTCGGCATCGTGGTGTTCGTCATCCTGGTGGTGATCAACTTCGTGGTGATCACCAAGGGTGCCGGGCGTATCGCGGAAGTCAGCGCGCGCTTTACCCTGGATGCCATGCCCGGCAAGCAGATGGCGATCGACGCCGACCTCAACGCCGGCCTGATCGGCGAGGACGAAGCGCGCAAACGCCGCGCGGTGATTTCGCAGGAAGCCGATTTCTTCGGTTCCATGGACGGTGCCAGCAAATTCGTGCGCGGCGATGCCGTCGCCGGCATCCTGATCCTGTTCATCAACGTCATCGGCGGCTTGCTGGTGGGAATATTCCAGCACGACATGAGTGTTGCCGCCGCGGCCAACAACTACACCCTGCTCGCCATTGGTGACGGCCTGGTGGCGCAGATTCCGGCGTTGATCATTTCCACCGCAGCGGGCATGGTGGTGAGCCGCGTCGCCACCGACGAGGACGTGGGTCAGCAATTTATCAGCCAGCTGTTCAACCGCCCCTCGGTGCTCTATACCACCGGCGCCATTCTCGGCCTGATGGGCATGATTCCGAATATGCCCCATATCGCGTTCCTGTCGCTCGGCGGGATTCTGGCCGGGGCAGCATATTATCTCGAAGAAAAAGCGAAAGCGCCGGAACTGCCGGAAACGCCACCGCCCGAAGCCATGCAGGCGCCGGAAATGCAGGAAGTGGGCTGGGATGACGTGATGCCGGTGGACGCGCTCGGGCTGGAGGTGGGATACCGCCTGATCCCGCTGGTGGACCGCGCCCAGGACGGCGAACTGCTGAGGCGCATTCGCGGCATCCGCAAAAAATTCGCACAGGACATGGGCTTCCTCGTGCCGCCGGTACATATCCGAGACAACCTGGAACTGCGTCCCAATGGCTACCGCATCACCCTCAAAGGAGTGGAGATCGGTCAGGGAGAGGCCTATGCAGGCATGTACCTGGCCATCAATCCGGGGCGGGTGCTGGGGGCTTTGCCGGGGGCGGCGACCACGGACCCTGCATTCGGCCTGCCGGCGGTGTGGATCGATGCCAATCTGCGCGATCAGGCGCAGACTTTCGGCTACACCGTGGTGGACGGCAGCACCGTGGTGGCGACGCATCTTTCCAATATCATCCACGGGTATGCGGCGGAGCTGCTGGGGCGCGAAGAGACCCAGCAACTGCTCGACCACCTCGCCAAGGAATCGCCCAAGCTGGTGGAAGATATGGTGCCGAAGCTGTTGCCGCTGGGCGTGGTGCAGAAGGTGCTGCAGAACTTGCTCGACGAAGGCGTACACATCCGCGACATGCGCACCATCATCGGCACGCTGGCCGATCACGCCTCCCGCACCCAGGATGCGGCGGACTTGACGGCGGCGGTTCGCGTCGCTCTGGGCCGTGCTATCATGCAGCAAATTTACCCGGGAGCCGCAGAATTGCAGGTGATGACCCTCGAGCCCGATCTGGAACAGATCATGATGCACGCCGCCCAAGGCATGGGCGAAGGCTTGGGGCTGGAACCGGGACTTGCGGAAAACCTCATGCAGCAAACCACACATGCCGTGCAGCAACAGGAGCAGATGGGGTTGCCTGCCGTGCTGCTGGTGCCGGCCATGTTGCGGCCACTGTTGTCGCGCTTCCTGCGCCGCGTGGCGCCGCAGCTCAAAGTTATTTCCCATGCGGAAGTCCCGGACTCCCGGAATATTCGCGTGACCGCCGTGCTGGGAGCTAGAGCGTGA